The genomic region GCCCACGTGGGCGGCGACCAGGGCACCTACACCGAAACGCCAACCATCTCGGCGCCTGGCTACAACGACCTGCTCACCGGCACCTGGGGCTACAAGCACAACGTGTGGGACAACGACATTAAAGCGCCCAACTATCAGTATAAAACCATTTTCCGCCTGCTGAAAGACCAGCGCCCTACCAGTAAAACCGCCGTCTTCTCTACCTGGCTCGACAACCGCACCAAGCTGCTCGGCGACGGCCTGGCCGCCACCGGCAACCTGCACCTCGACTACCACGCCGACGGCTACGAGCTGGACACCGTCGCCTACCCTCACGACAAGCAGAGCCAGTACATTCACGCCATTGATGAGCGGGTGGTGCAGGAAGCCACGAAAACGCTGGCCATCAACGCACCCGACCTCTCCTGGGTGTACCTGGAGTATACCGACGACATGGGCCACCGCCACGGCGACAGTCCTGAGCAGCAACAGGCTATTGCCTACCTCGACGCGCAAGTGGGCCGCCTCTGGGAAGCCGTGCAGACCCGCCAGCAACAGCACAAGGAAGACTGGCTGCTGGTGCTCACCACCGACCACGGCCGCGACCCGAACACTGGCCGCCACCACGGCGGCCAATCGGCGCGGGAGCGGGCTACTTGGATGGTACTCAGCACGAAGGATGTGAATACTTACGCCCGCCAGCAGCAGCCGGTAGGTATTGTGGATATTCTGCCAACTGTCGCCCGCTACCTGCGGCTTTCCCTACCCCAAGCCGCGCAGCGAGAGCTAGACGGTGTGCCGCTCCTCGGCTCCGTGTCGCTGGCCCAGCCGCAGGTGCAGGCCGCTGGCGACAGTCTGCGCATCACGTGGAAAGCCCTAGGGGCAAAAGCGGAAAAAGTGAAGGTATGGCTTACCCCCACCAACAACTTCCAGACCGGCGGGCAAGATGCCTACACCCTGCTGGGCACCGCGCCGCTAGGGCAGCAGTCCTTGCTTGTCAGCCGGAAGCAATACCCCAGCGAGTTCTACAAGATAGTGCTTGAAGGCAAGCACAACACCGTGAACCGCTGGCTAACCAACGAGAAGCCCGGCCCAAAGGCGCAGAAGAAGTAGACGTTTGCTGCTTGCGCCGCTTAGTTCATAAGGCAGCTACTGTAGTGGCTCGGCAATACCCCTCTCAACCTCACCCAGGTGTCCATGCCATTCATTACTCCTAAGCTACCAGCGCATCCTGGCCCTACTCAACTGGCGCACGCAGCGTATCTGAAATAGCTACTTATATACAAAGTCAGCAGAAATAGTCCAGCGCGCCCCCGATCTGCGCATTCACCTAATCACAAACATTGGAGACAAGGCCATGCCTATGGCCTGGATTTTTTGCCGGTACCACGCAGCACAGCTGTGGCAAGTGTAGTTGAACGAAATCAAGCGTGCGACCAGAAAATATAACAATTCCGTAAAGGCTGGCACATACCTAAGTAATCCTGAAAGAAGAAGTTTGAGGTAGCTCCAAGCAGCTGCTCGCCAATGGGATACCCAGCGTCGCTGAGCGTCCTGCCGGGCGAGCAGCTGCTTCATTTTTTTCACGGATTTGTGTTGATGGAATTATCTTCTGGCTTACCGCTGCCCCTACCCTCCGCCCGCCTGCTACGCCTGCGCCGGGTAGCGTTTCCGTTGCTGCGCCAGCTAGCCCAGCTGCGCCAGTTGCAGCGTCTGTACAAGGAGGTAGAAAACTGCTCGGGCCTGGAGTTTGTGGCGGCGGTGCTCACGCAGCTGCGCATTGAAGTGCGCGTGGAAGCCGCGGAGCTACGTCGCGTGCCCACCACGGGTGCCTTTGTGGCCGTAGCCAACCACCCCAGCGGCCTGCTCGATGGCCTGGTGCTGCTGCATGTACTGGGCAAGGTGCGCCCCGAGCTGCGGGCCGTGGCCAACGAAGCCCTGGCCCCCCTACTAGCCCAACTCCACGACCAGCTCGTGCTGGTGAAGCCCGACGCGGGCGAGTTTCAGCGCAACGTGCCCAGTGTGCGGAAGCTGCTGCGGTTTCTGCAAAATGATGTGCCCCTGCTGTTGTTTCCAGCGGGCGCGGTGGCTCACCGTACTACACCCTTCGGGACGGTAGCAGAGCCGGAATGGAACCCAACGGCCGAGCGCCTGCTACTAGCAGCCCACGTGCCCGTGCTGCCTATTTGGGTGAGTGGTCAGAATAGCCTGTCGTTTAGCTGGCTGGGCCTGCTGCACCCCTTGCTGCGCACGTTGCGCCTACCCGCCGAGCTGCTCAACAAGCAGGGCACCACGGTACACGTGCGTCTGGGCCGCCCATTGCTCCCTACGGAGCAGCAGCGTTTTGCGCCGACTGAACTACTACCTTTCCTGAAAGCGCAGGTACACGCTCTGGGTTCGGCCGCGGTGTCAGCCAGTGTGGCCCTACCCTGCGCCCAGCCCGTGGTAGCCGAAACCTGCGCCATCTTGATTGCCCAGGAGCTAGCTGCCCTGCGCCCCAAACGACGTGTGCTGGTAAGCGGCTCATGGGAAGTGTACGTGGCCAAAAGTCGCGAAATCCCCAACGTACTCCGCGAGATTGGCCGGCTGCGCGAGCTGACGTTTCGGGAAATTGGGGAAGGCACCCAACAGCCCACCGACCTCGACTCCTACGACACTTACTACCGCCACCTGTTTCTCTACGACCGGCGGGCGGGCCGCTTGGTAGGAGCCTACCGCGTGGGGCCAGGCCGCAACATTCTGCACCAGCACGGCCGGCGCGG from Hymenobacter aerilatus harbors:
- a CDS encoding alkaline phosphatase family protein; translated protein: MKSYPFLFLALLLTYVAPAQQRARKVVFIIADGIPADVLEKAPTPNIRKLIAAGTYLRAHVGGDQGTYTETPTISAPGYNDLLTGTWGYKHNVWDNDIKAPNYQYKTIFRLLKDQRPTSKTAVFSTWLDNRTKLLGDGLAATGNLHLDYHADGYELDTVAYPHDKQSQYIHAIDERVVQEATKTLAINAPDLSWVYLEYTDDMGHRHGDSPEQQQAIAYLDAQVGRLWEAVQTRQQQHKEDWLLVLTTDHGRDPNTGRHHGGQSARERATWMVLSTKDVNTYARQQQPVGIVDILPTVARYLRLSLPQAAQRELDGVPLLGSVSLAQPQVQAAGDSLRITWKALGAKAEKVKVWLTPTNNFQTGGQDAYTLLGTAPLGQQSLLVSRKQYPSEFYKIVLEGKHNTVNRWLTNEKPGPKAQKK
- a CDS encoding lysophospholipid acyltransferase family protein, which translates into the protein MELSSGLPLPLPSARLLRLRRVAFPLLRQLAQLRQLQRLYKEVENCSGLEFVAAVLTQLRIEVRVEAAELRRVPTTGAFVAVANHPSGLLDGLVLLHVLGKVRPELRAVANEALAPLLAQLHDQLVLVKPDAGEFQRNVPSVRKLLRFLQNDVPLLLFPAGAVAHRTTPFGTVAEPEWNPTAERLLLAAHVPVLPIWVSGQNSLSFSWLGLLHPLLRTLRLPAELLNKQGTTVHVRLGRPLLPTEQQRFAPTELLPFLKAQVHALGSAAVSASVALPCAQPVVAETCAILIAQELAALRPKRRVLVSGSWEVYVAKSREIPNVLREIGRLRELTFREIGEGTQQPTDLDSYDTYYRHLFLYDRRAGRLVGAYRVGPGRNILHQHGRRGFYLHSLFRLKKGLKPLLSESLELGRSFVRPEYQQQPLPLLLLWKGIAAYLTAHPEYRYLIGPVSISNRFSPVSKAVMVDFIRRHCFDEELAAHVRPRKQFRYRPLAGDTDTTATLQQGLDSVEALNHLIGALEPSGLGVPVLLRHYIRQNARFVGFNLDPAFSNVLDGFVVLDAYDLPDRTQRLLERG